One Glycine soja cultivar W05 chromosome 2, ASM419377v2, whole genome shotgun sequence genomic region harbors:
- the LOC114376878 gene encoding protein SODIUM POTASSIUM ROOT DEFECTIVE 2-like, which produces KSPYPFSFFHLLEASNIRDVNFASIFHSETIRIANVVEVKVGFHCDECIKKILKAIKKIEDIEKYNVDKQLNKVIVTGNVTTEEVIRVLQKIGKNATPWENPKPQPNC; this is translated from the exons aaatcaccctaccctttttctttcttccactTGCTCGAGGCTTCTAACATCAGAGACGTTAactttgcatcaattttccacTCAGAGACAATTAGAATCGCGAAT GTAGTGGAAGTGAAGGTTGGTTTTCACTGTGATGAGTGTATCAAGAAAATTCTCAAGGCCATCAAGAAGATTGAAG ATATTGAGAAGTATAACGTGGACAAACAGTTGAACAAGGTCATCGTTACAGGGAATGTCACAACGGAAGAAGTGATTAGAGTTCTTCAAAAGATTGGCAAGAATGCTACCCCATGGGAAAATCCTAAACCCCAACCCAATTGCTGA
- the LOC114399504 gene encoding protein EARLY RESPONSIVE TO DEHYDRATION 15-like translates to MEVISASSLNPNAPMFVPLAYRTVEDFSDQWWDLVHSSPWFRDYWLRECFQDPQFQNDDAFDFDFDLDLQDEDERERKEGKEVVSLGLLKWRSCGGGWAQAPRYVEKAPKFVKPKVSPRAIHQPR, encoded by the exons ATGGAAGTCATTTCTGCTTCTAGCTTGAATCCCAACGCTCCGATGTTCGTGCCACTCGCCTATCGGACGGTGGAGGATTTCTCCGACCAGTGGTGGGACCTCGTTCACTCCTCCCCCTGGTTCCGCGACTACTGGCTCCGCGAGTGCTTCCAAGATCCCCAGTTCCAAAACGACGACGCTTTCGACTTCGACTTTGACCTAGATCTCC aagatgaagatgaaagggAACGAAAGGAAGGGAAGGAGGTGGTGTCGTTGGGGCTGCTGAAATGGCGAAGCTGTGGAGGAGGATGGGCCCAGGCGCCGAGGTATGTGGAAAAGGCCCCCAAGTTTGTGAAGCCCAAGGTGAGCCCACGGGCTATTCACCAGCCCAGGTAG
- the LOC114399514 gene encoding uncharacterized protein LOC114399514, producing MAYYRFLDVFSWIQNLPPIPEWKTSSMSLSICSTNSSQPSLNLTIAKNHHQSSRISLAIVADFNIPISLWTSKPFKPSTKTMRLTDDETLSNLLVNFIEEILHYGTNKHSIPYIKFPKLDSVSNFQDIFNLAFLTLLFLVCIYEAPSDLRSGCLNTLKEQLAGCQSRQASKFLMKLLGSNLEEQWMRSVNLAITNWIVEIQQAHHTDHTTIRTPSPLFSYAFSTFGLWKVQLYCPVINMDVVNANNHPADERLEFSLKYQQLEGVLQFNYKVIIRERWVEIVVNIDNIRCDVLKLVNDILMRERGAGAAEKHFPSRISLQLTPTLQHQVLTVSVGKSSENPRIEFGVEKGIEASFEPPNPYIGLSVSAGESTTVSLKPWKFEQSVHGYSANLNWFLHDSTDGKEVFSTKPSKVALFNPKSWFKDRYSSAYRPFTRQGGVIFARDEYGESVCWKVDKGAVGKTMEWEIRGWIWLTYWPNKHKTFYHETRRLEFRETVYLKIA from the exons ATGGCTTATTACAGATTTCTTGATGTGTTTTCATGGATTCAAAACCTTCCACCAATCCCAGAATGGAAAACATCTTCCATGTCCCTGAGCATATGTtccacaaactcatctcaaccATCTCTTAATCTCACCATAGCAAAAAATCATCACCAATCCTCAAGAATCTCCTTAGCCATTGTGGCAGACTTCAATATTCCCATCTCTCTTTGGACCTCTAAACCTTTCAAACCTAGCACCAAAACCATGAGGTTAACAGATGATGAAACTCTTTCCAACCTCCTTGTTAATTTCATAGAAGAGATCCTTCATTATGGCACCAACAAGCACAGTATTCCCTATATCAAGTTCCCCAAACTTGATTCTGTTTCCAACTTCCAAGACATTTTCAACCTTGCTTTCCTCACCCTCTTGTTCCTAGTTTGCATATACGAAGCCCCTTCTGATCTTCGTTCTGGTTGCCTTAACACTTTGAAAGAACAATTGGCAGGGTGTCAATCAAGGCAAGCATCAAAATTTCTGATGAAACTCTTGGGTTCCAACTTGGAAGAACAGTGGATGCGTTCTGTGAACCTTGCGATCACAAATTGGATTGTGGAGATCCAACAAGCACATCACACTGATCACACCACCATCAGAACACCATCTCCTCTATTTTCTTATGCGTTCTCAACGTTTGGGTTGTGGAAAGTTCAATTGTATTGCCCTGTCATAAACATGGATGTTGTGAATGCAAACAACCATCCAGCTGATGAGAGGCTTGAATTCTCTCTCAAATATCAGCAGCTTGAAGGTGTTCTTCAATTCAATTACAAAGTCATAATCAGAGAGAGGTGGGTTGAAATCGTGGTGAACATTGACAACATAAg ATGCGATGTTTTAAAACTGGTAAACGACATTCTGATGAGAGAACGAGGAGCAGGTGCAGCAGAAAAACATTTCCCTTCAAGAATCTCATTGCAACTCACCCCCACACTTCAACACCAAGTACTAACCGTATCCGTTGGCAAATCCTCGGAGAACCCACGAATAGAGTTTGGCGTGGAGAAAGGCATAGAAGCCTCATTCGAGCCACCAAATCCTTACATAGGACTTAGCGTATCAGCAGGAGAGTCCACAACTGTGAGCTTAAAGCCCTGGAAATTCGAGCAATCAGTTCATGGCTACAGTGCAAACTTGAACTGGTTTCTTCACGATAGCACCGATGGCAAGGAAGTGTTCTCCACAAAGCCTTCAAAGGTTGCGTTGTTTAATCCAAAGTCATGGTTCAAAGACAG GTATTCGAGTGCTTATCGTCCTTTCACGAGGCAAGGAGGGGTTATCTTTGCACGCGATGAATATGGAGAAAGTGTGTGTTGGAAAGTGGACAAAGGTGCTGTGGGGAAGACAATGGAGTGGGAGATAAGGGGTTGGATATGGCTAACGTATTGGCCTAACAAGCACAAGACGTTCTATCATGAAACCAGGAGATTGGAGTTCAGGGAAACGGTCTACCTCAAAATTGCATAG